A genomic segment from Actinomadura hallensis encodes:
- a CDS encoding enoyl-CoA hydratase/isomerase family protein, translated as MGGIRTDRRDGVLTITLSRPERLNAVDGALTEEMLDVLNELARDPDTQVVVLTGEGRGFCSGMDIQGGDPGQESSEGRVQRLYRGIARGGEVTARLREIPQPVIAALHGPVAGMGVSWALACDMRVADPTTRFVVPFVNLGLSAGDCGLSWLLPRLVGPARAAEIFYRAQRLDAERAEALGLVNEICAEGADLEAAQALADELLTRSPYGLRRTKELLNASLDAPGLRRQLQAETAVQTLAFFSEDLVEGMSATMEKRDPRFKNR; from the coding sequence TTGGGCGGGATCAGAACCGACCGCCGGGACGGGGTGCTCACCATCACCCTGTCCCGGCCGGAGCGTCTGAACGCCGTCGACGGCGCGCTCACCGAGGAGATGCTCGACGTCCTGAACGAGCTGGCGCGCGACCCCGACACCCAGGTGGTCGTGCTGACCGGCGAGGGCCGGGGCTTCTGCTCGGGCATGGACATCCAGGGCGGCGACCCGGGGCAGGAGAGCTCCGAGGGACGCGTCCAGCGTCTGTACCGGGGCATCGCGCGCGGCGGCGAGGTCACCGCGCGGCTGCGGGAGATCCCGCAGCCGGTGATCGCGGCGCTGCACGGTCCCGTCGCGGGCATGGGCGTGTCGTGGGCGCTGGCCTGCGACATGCGGGTCGCCGACCCGACGACCCGGTTCGTGGTGCCGTTCGTGAACCTCGGCCTGTCGGCGGGCGACTGCGGGCTGTCCTGGCTGCTGCCGCGCCTCGTCGGCCCGGCCCGGGCCGCGGAGATCTTCTACCGCGCCCAGCGGCTGGACGCGGAGCGCGCGGAGGCGCTCGGCCTCGTCAACGAGATCTGCGCCGAGGGCGCGGACCTGGAGGCCGCGCAGGCCCTCGCCGACGAGCTGCTCACGCGGTCCCCGTACGGGCTGCGGCGGACGAAGGAGCTGCTCAACGCGTCCCTCGACGCGCCGGGCCTCCGCAGGCAGCTTCAGGCGGAGACCGCGGTCCAGACCCTCGCCTTCTTCAGTGAGGACCTGGTCGAGGGAATGTCCGCGACCATGGAGAAACGCGACCCCCGGTTCAAGAACCGCTGA
- a CDS encoding SDR family oxidoreductase, whose protein sequence is MSELRYDGRVAVVTGAGHGLGRRHALELAARGAKVVVNDLGGDRSGVGASAGPAQQVVEEIKKNGGEAVANPDNVATPEGAEAIVQTALDAFGKVDIVINNAGILRDKSFKNMTPEEFDAVIAVHVRGSFLVSKAAWPHLREQSYGRIVNTSSPAGLFGNFGQANYSTAKMGLVGLTKTLAHEGAKYNIKANAIAPVAWTRMTEDLLPADFADKLGVEQVTPLVAYLVHESNEDSGEVYTVGGGRIAKIFVAEGPGYGQKETLSVEDVRDNWAAINAGEPLTVYRNVGEQMGPLIQQLSS, encoded by the coding sequence ATGTCGGAACTGCGCTACGACGGCCGCGTGGCGGTCGTGACCGGGGCCGGGCACGGCCTCGGCCGCCGGCACGCGCTCGAGCTCGCCGCGCGCGGCGCCAAGGTCGTCGTCAACGACCTCGGCGGCGACCGGTCCGGTGTCGGGGCCTCCGCCGGGCCCGCGCAGCAGGTCGTGGAAGAGATCAAGAAGAACGGCGGCGAGGCCGTCGCCAACCCCGACAACGTCGCCACCCCCGAGGGCGCGGAGGCGATCGTCCAGACCGCGCTGGACGCGTTCGGCAAGGTCGACATCGTCATCAACAACGCGGGCATCCTGCGCGACAAGTCGTTCAAGAACATGACCCCGGAGGAGTTCGACGCGGTCATCGCCGTCCACGTCCGCGGCTCGTTCCTCGTCTCCAAGGCCGCCTGGCCGCACCTGCGCGAGCAGAGCTACGGCCGGATCGTCAACACCTCCTCGCCCGCGGGCCTGTTCGGCAACTTCGGGCAGGCGAACTACTCCACGGCCAAGATGGGCCTCGTCGGGCTCACCAAGACGCTCGCGCACGAGGGCGCCAAGTACAACATCAAGGCCAACGCGATCGCCCCGGTCGCCTGGACCCGGATGACCGAGGACCTCCTGCCCGCCGACTTCGCCGACAAGCTCGGCGTCGAGCAGGTGACGCCCCTGGTCGCCTACCTCGTCCACGAGAGCAACGAGGACTCCGGCGAGGTCTACACCGTCGGCGGCGGCCGCATCGCGAAGATCTTCGTGGCGGAGGGCCCCGGCTACGGGCAGAAGGAGACGCTGAGCGTGGAGGACGTCCGCGACAACTGGGCGGCCATCAACGCCGGCGAGCCGCTGACCGTGTACCGGAACGTGGGCGAGCAGATGGGCCCGCTCATCCAGCAGCTGAGCTCCTGA
- a CDS encoding glutathione S-transferase family protein, giving the protein MSVQEVEGGRFVRQANRFTDRITADGSSGYPAEAGRYRLFVSYACPWAQRTLIVRRLLCLEEAISVAVVDPIRDERGWRLPERDPVTGAEFLSELYLGTDPSFTGRYTVPCIWDTKTGRLVTNDFPVITTMMETEFTAHHRPGAPDLYPEALRPEIDELNDLVYHTVNNGVYKAGFATSQDAYEEAVDALFATLDQLEERLSGRRYLFGDEITEADVRLYPTLARFDVVYYSHFKCNIRHLTDYPNLWGYARDLYSIPAFGETTNFDHIKRHYYVTQRNINPSGVVPKGPIIDWSAPHGRDR; this is encoded by the coding sequence ATGAGCGTCCAGGAGGTCGAGGGAGGCCGCTTCGTCCGGCAGGCGAACCGGTTCACCGACCGGATCACCGCCGACGGTTCCAGCGGGTACCCCGCCGAGGCCGGCCGGTACCGGCTCTTCGTCTCGTACGCGTGCCCGTGGGCGCAGCGCACCCTGATCGTCCGCCGCCTGCTCTGCCTGGAGGAGGCGATCAGCGTCGCCGTCGTCGACCCGATCCGCGACGAGCGCGGCTGGCGGCTCCCGGAACGCGACCCGGTCACCGGCGCGGAGTTCCTGTCGGAGCTGTACCTCGGCACCGACCCCTCCTTCACGGGCCGCTACACCGTCCCGTGCATCTGGGACACGAAGACCGGGCGGCTGGTCACGAACGACTTCCCCGTCATCACCACGATGATGGAGACCGAGTTCACCGCCCACCACAGGCCCGGCGCGCCCGACCTGTACCCGGAGGCGCTCCGCCCCGAGATCGACGAGCTCAACGACCTCGTCTACCACACCGTCAACAACGGGGTCTACAAGGCCGGGTTCGCCACCTCGCAGGACGCCTACGAGGAGGCCGTCGACGCCCTGTTCGCGACCCTCGACCAGCTGGAGGAGCGCCTCTCCGGCCGGCGCTACCTGTTCGGCGACGAGATCACCGAGGCCGACGTCCGCCTCTACCCGACGCTCGCGCGCTTCGACGTCGTCTACTACTCCCACTTCAAGTGCAACATCCGGCACCTGACGGACTACCCGAACCTGTGGGGCTACGCCCGCGACCTCTACTCGATCCCCGCGTTCGGCGAGACCACGAACTTCGACCACATCAAGCGCCACTACTACGTGACCCAGCGCAACATCAACCCGTCGGGCGTCGTCCCCAAGGGCCCGATCATCGACTGGAGCGCACCTCACGGCCGGGATCGCTGA
- a CDS encoding AIM24 family protein, which translates to MRSQFFGNMDQGQLPGHFALQNAKMLRVHLNGDVLARQGSMVAFQGQMEFDYEGSGGIGKFMKKALTGEGVPTMRVKGQGLLFLANNAEDIHLFYLENEGITVNGANILAYDAHLQSDIQRVQGAGIAAGGLFNTTLTGTGWVALTTHGTPVMLDCGRAPTFVDGQSAVAWSTGLHVGVNRTFKAGALIGRGSGEAMQLAFQGQGFVLVQASEGPTVPPHTH; encoded by the coding sequence ATGCGCAGCCAGTTCTTCGGAAACATGGACCAGGGGCAGCTCCCCGGCCACTTCGCCCTGCAGAACGCGAAGATGCTCCGCGTACACCTCAACGGCGACGTCCTGGCGCGCCAGGGCTCCATGGTGGCCTTCCAGGGCCAGATGGAGTTCGACTACGAGGGGTCGGGCGGCATCGGCAAGTTCATGAAGAAGGCCCTCACCGGCGAGGGCGTCCCGACGATGCGCGTCAAGGGGCAGGGCCTGCTGTTCCTGGCCAACAACGCCGAAGACATCCACCTGTTCTACCTGGAGAACGAGGGCATCACCGTCAACGGCGCCAACATCCTCGCCTACGACGCCCACCTGCAGTCCGACATCCAGCGCGTCCAGGGCGCGGGCATCGCCGCGGGCGGCCTGTTCAACACGACCCTCACCGGCACCGGCTGGGTCGCGCTCACCACCCACGGGACCCCGGTGATGCTCGACTGCGGCCGCGCCCCCACCTTCGTCGACGGCCAGTCCGCCGTCGCCTGGAGCACGGGCCTCCACGTCGGCGTGAACCGCACGTTCAAGGCCGGCGCCCTGATCGGCCGGGGCAGCGGCGAGGCCATGCAGCTCGCGTTCCAGGGCCAGGGCTTCGTCCTCGTCCAGGCCAGCGAGGGCCCCACCGTCCCGCCCCACACCCACTGA
- a CDS encoding multifunctional oxoglutarate decarboxylase/oxoglutarate dehydrogenase thiamine pyrophosphate-binding subunit/dihydrolipoyllysine-residue succinyltransferase subunit, giving the protein MSTESSQSSADPTMTDFGANEWLVDELYQKYLEDPSSVDEAWWNFFADYRPDSRPASGTPASPGAPHTGSAAPTAPNGSAAAPPSPAKPVEPPKAPRRPPAPAAPKEPERRPAPPPVPEGAEEVRLRGAAARTATNMEASLAVPTATSVRTIPAKLLIDNRIVINNHLKRGRGGKVSFTHLIGYAIVKALAAMPEMNTAFTEVDGKPVQIRPEHVNFGLAIDLQKSDGSRQLVVPNIKAADTLDFRQFWAAYEEIVRKARNNKLTIEDFQGTTISLTNPGTIGTVHSVPRLMPGQGTIIGVGAMEYPAEFAGASDETLARMGISKVMTLTSTYDHRIIQGAQSGDFLRRIHELLLGADGFYDEIFEALRIPYEPVRWVQDISVSHEDDVAKVARVHELIHAYRVRGHLMADTDPLEYKQRRHPDLDILKHGLTLWDLEREFATGGFGGKPTMKLRDILGVLRMAYCRTVGIEYMHIQDPEERAWIQERVEIPHEKPSREEQLHVLRRLNSAEAFETFLQTKYVGQKRFSLEGGESVIPLLDSVISAAAQAGLDEVVIGMAHRGRLNVLANIVGKSYGQIFGEFEGNLDPRSAQGSGDVKYHLGASGEFVAPDGSKIHCELVANPSHLETVNPVLEGVVRAKQDILDVGEAGFSVLPLLVHGDAAFAGQGVVAETLNLSQLRGYRTGGTVHVIINNQVGFTTAPEHSRSTVYSTDVARMIQAPIFHVNGDDPEACARVARLAFEYRQTFKKDVVIDMVCYRRRGHNEGENPSFTQPLMYDLIDAKRSVRKLYTEALIGRGDITVEEAEQALRDYQEQLERAFTETREAAKRPQEPGSVVKPDVEERIPIDHGKVGTAIPLETVKRIIDTQVTLPEGFTPHPRLQPILQRRAKTIEEDSIDWATGELLAMGSLLIDGHPVRLVGQDTRRGTFGQRHAVLVDRKTGEEYTPLKQFGKGVSKFYVHDSLLSEYAAMGFEYGYSMTRPDALVCWEAQFGDFANGAQTVVDEYISSGEQKWGQRSSVVLLLPHGYEGQGPDHSSARIERYLQLCAQDNMTVVYPTTTANYFHLLRWQVLSGRNKPLIVFTPKSLLRLKAAAAQVSEITGGAFQPVIPETDPAIDPKGVRRVLLTTGKIYYELVKARESAGATDTAMIRIERLYPPPVDEIKAELAKYPSDVEVVWVQDEPANMGAWPFMALKLPHHIEGLRMSRISRPASSSPAVGSAKLHQAEQEALIARVFGQQK; this is encoded by the coding sequence GTGTCGACAGAGTCGTCGCAATCAAGTGCCGACCCAACGATGACCGATTTCGGTGCCAACGAGTGGCTGGTCGACGAGCTGTACCAGAAGTACCTCGAAGACCCCAGCTCGGTTGACGAAGCCTGGTGGAACTTCTTCGCGGACTACCGGCCCGACAGCCGGCCCGCGTCGGGGACCCCGGCCTCGCCGGGGGCGCCCCACACCGGGAGCGCGGCCCCGACGGCCCCGAACGGCAGCGCGGCCGCCCCGCCGTCGCCGGCGAAGCCGGTCGAGCCCCCGAAGGCGCCGCGCAGGCCTCCTGCGCCCGCCGCCCCGAAGGAGCCGGAGCGCAGGCCGGCTCCTCCCCCGGTGCCGGAGGGCGCCGAGGAGGTCAGGTTGCGCGGCGCCGCCGCCCGGACGGCCACCAACATGGAGGCCAGCCTGGCGGTGCCGACCGCGACGAGCGTGCGGACGATCCCGGCCAAGTTGCTGATCGACAACCGGATCGTCATCAACAACCATTTGAAGCGCGGCCGCGGCGGCAAGGTCTCGTTCACCCACCTGATCGGGTACGCGATCGTCAAGGCGCTCGCCGCGATGCCGGAGATGAACACCGCGTTCACCGAGGTCGACGGCAAGCCGGTCCAGATCCGGCCCGAGCACGTCAACTTCGGGCTGGCGATCGACCTGCAGAAGAGCGACGGGTCGCGCCAGCTGGTCGTGCCGAACATCAAGGCCGCCGACACCCTCGACTTCCGGCAGTTCTGGGCCGCCTATGAGGAGATCGTCCGCAAGGCCCGCAACAACAAGCTGACCATCGAGGACTTCCAGGGCACGACGATCAGCCTGACGAACCCGGGCACGATCGGGACCGTGCACTCGGTGCCGCGGCTGATGCCGGGCCAGGGGACGATCATCGGCGTGGGCGCGATGGAGTACCCGGCCGAGTTCGCCGGCGCGTCCGACGAGACGCTGGCGCGGATGGGGATCAGCAAGGTGATGACGCTGACCTCCACCTATGACCACCGGATCATCCAGGGCGCGCAGTCCGGCGACTTCCTGCGCCGCATCCACGAGCTGCTGCTCGGCGCGGACGGCTTCTACGACGAGATCTTCGAGGCGCTGCGCATCCCGTACGAGCCGGTGCGCTGGGTGCAGGACATCTCCGTCTCCCACGAGGACGACGTCGCCAAGGTCGCCCGCGTCCACGAGCTGATCCACGCCTACCGGGTCCGCGGCCACCTGATGGCCGACACCGACCCGCTGGAGTACAAGCAGCGCCGCCACCCCGACCTCGACATCCTCAAGCACGGGCTCACCCTGTGGGACCTGGAGCGCGAGTTCGCGACGGGCGGGTTCGGCGGCAAGCCGACGATGAAGCTGCGCGACATCCTCGGCGTGCTGCGGATGGCGTACTGCCGCACGGTCGGCATCGAGTACATGCACATCCAGGACCCGGAGGAGCGGGCCTGGATCCAGGAGCGCGTGGAGATCCCGCACGAGAAGCCGTCGCGGGAGGAGCAGCTGCACGTGCTCCGGCGGCTGAACAGCGCCGAGGCGTTCGAGACGTTCCTGCAGACGAAGTACGTCGGGCAGAAGCGGTTCTCGCTGGAGGGCGGCGAGTCCGTCATACCGCTGCTCGACTCGGTGATCTCGGCGGCGGCGCAGGCCGGCCTGGACGAGGTCGTCATCGGGATGGCGCACCGCGGCCGGCTGAACGTCCTGGCCAACATCGTCGGCAAGTCCTACGGGCAGATCTTCGGCGAGTTCGAGGGCAACCTCGACCCGCGCAGCGCCCAGGGCTCCGGCGACGTGAAGTACCACCTCGGCGCGTCGGGCGAGTTCGTCGCCCCCGACGGCTCCAAGATCCACTGCGAGCTGGTGGCGAACCCGTCGCACCTGGAGACGGTCAACCCGGTGCTGGAGGGCGTCGTCCGCGCCAAGCAGGACATCCTGGACGTCGGCGAGGCGGGCTTCAGCGTGCTGCCGCTGCTCGTCCACGGCGACGCCGCGTTCGCCGGGCAGGGCGTGGTGGCCGAGACGCTGAACCTGTCGCAGCTGCGCGGCTACCGCACCGGCGGCACCGTGCACGTGATCATCAACAACCAGGTCGGCTTCACCACCGCGCCGGAGCACTCGCGCTCCACGGTGTACTCCACCGACGTGGCCCGGATGATCCAGGCGCCGATCTTCCACGTCAACGGCGACGACCCGGAGGCGTGCGCGCGGGTGGCGCGGCTGGCGTTCGAGTACCGGCAGACGTTCAAGAAGGACGTCGTCATCGACATGGTCTGCTACCGGCGCCGGGGCCACAACGAGGGCGAGAACCCCTCGTTCACCCAGCCGCTGATGTACGACCTGATCGACGCGAAGCGGTCGGTGCGCAAGCTCTACACCGAGGCGCTGATCGGCCGCGGCGACATCACGGTCGAGGAGGCCGAGCAGGCGCTGCGCGACTACCAGGAGCAGCTGGAGCGCGCCTTCACCGAGACCCGGGAGGCGGCGAAGCGGCCGCAGGAGCCGGGCTCGGTGGTGAAGCCGGACGTCGAGGAGCGCATCCCGATCGACCACGGGAAGGTCGGCACGGCGATCCCGCTGGAGACCGTCAAGCGGATCATCGACACGCAGGTGACGCTGCCGGAGGGCTTCACGCCGCATCCGCGCCTCCAGCCGATCCTGCAGCGCCGCGCCAAGACGATCGAGGAGGACTCGATCGACTGGGCGACCGGGGAGCTGCTGGCGATGGGCTCGCTGCTCATCGACGGCCACCCGGTGCGGCTCGTCGGGCAGGACACCCGGCGCGGGACGTTCGGCCAGCGGCACGCGGTGCTCGTCGACCGCAAGACCGGCGAGGAGTACACGCCGCTGAAGCAGTTCGGGAAGGGCGTGTCGAAGTTCTACGTCCACGACTCGCTGCTCAGCGAGTACGCGGCGATGGGCTTCGAGTACGGCTACTCGATGACCCGCCCGGACGCGCTGGTCTGCTGGGAGGCCCAGTTCGGCGACTTCGCCAACGGCGCCCAGACGGTCGTGGACGAGTACATCTCGTCGGGCGAGCAGAAGTGGGGCCAGCGCTCCAGCGTGGTCCTGCTGCTGCCGCACGGCTACGAGGGCCAGGGGCCCGACCACTCGTCGGCGCGCATCGAGCGGTACCTGCAGCTGTGCGCGCAGGACAACATGACGGTGGTGTACCCGACGACGACGGCGAACTACTTCCACCTGCTGCGCTGGCAGGTGCTGTCGGGCCGCAACAAGCCGCTGATCGTGTTCACGCCGAAGTCGCTGCTGCGGCTGAAGGCGGCGGCCGCCCAGGTCTCGGAGATCACCGGGGGCGCGTTCCAGCCGGTGATCCCGGAGACCGATCCGGCGATCGACCCGAAGGGCGTGCGGCGGGTGCTGCTCACCACCGGCAAGATCTACTACGAGCTGGTGAAGGCGCGGGAGAGCGCGGGCGCGACCGACACCGCGATGATCCGGATCGAGCGGCTGTACCCGCCGCCGGTGGACGAGATCAAGGCCGAGCTCGCGAAGTACCCGTCCGACGTCGAGGTCGTGTGGGTGCAGGACGAGCCGGCGAACATGGGCGCCTGGCCGTTCATGGCGCTGAAGCTGCCGCACCACATCGAGGGCCTGCGGATGTCGCGGATCTCCCGTCCGGCGTCCTCGTCGCCCGCGGTGGGGTCGGCGAAGCTGCACCAGGCGGAGCAGGAGGCTTTGATCGCCCGGGTGTTCGGCCAGCAGAAGTAG
- a CDS encoding DUF6104 family protein produces MYFTDRGIEELTDRRGEEEVSLTWLAERLREFVDLNPEFETPVDRLATWLARLDDEDDDE; encoded by the coding sequence ATGTACTTCACCGATCGGGGAATCGAGGAGCTGACGGATCGGCGCGGGGAGGAGGAGGTCAGCCTGACGTGGCTCGCGGAGCGGCTGCGCGAGTTCGTCGACCTGAACCCCGAGTTCGAGACGCCCGTCGACCGTCTCGCGACGTGGCTGGCGCGGCTGGACGACGAGGACGACGACGAGTGA
- a CDS encoding DUF4097 family beta strand repeat-containing protein: protein MSRWTIDEPTALDFDGVVALRATLIAGDVSVLASDERPSVMIGDVEGPPLVVGHEAGMLTITHEKLWEGVLSWLRTQKCRASITVTVPHDCPVTLNLVSADAVVTGMSARTSVKSASGDVTLDEVSGAIDANTVSGAIEAQGLNGTVSFTSVSGDLSLAGGSIEHLGARSVSGRIAADVRLAADGRVDVNTVSGEVALRIPETADAEVSLNSAAGRIDTSFPELGREERTVARSVTGKLGAGTGRLTVNTVSGAVTLVGRDDDPGGAGPRMEK, encoded by the coding sequence ATGTCGCGCTGGACGATCGACGAACCGACCGCACTCGACTTCGACGGCGTCGTCGCCCTGCGGGCCACGCTGATCGCCGGCGACGTCTCGGTGCTCGCGTCCGACGAGCGGCCCTCCGTCATGATCGGCGACGTGGAGGGCCCGCCGCTGGTGGTCGGCCACGAGGCCGGCATGCTGACGATCACCCACGAGAAGCTGTGGGAGGGCGTGCTGAGCTGGCTGCGCACGCAGAAGTGCCGCGCGTCCATCACGGTGACCGTCCCGCACGACTGCCCGGTCACCCTGAACCTGGTGTCGGCGGACGCGGTGGTGACCGGCATGTCCGCCCGCACGTCCGTCAAGAGCGCCTCCGGCGACGTGACGCTCGACGAGGTGTCCGGCGCGATCGACGCCAACACCGTCTCCGGCGCGATCGAGGCGCAGGGCCTGAACGGGACGGTGTCGTTCACCTCCGTGTCCGGCGACCTGTCCCTGGCCGGCGGGTCCATCGAGCACCTGGGCGCCCGGTCGGTCAGCGGGCGCATCGCCGCCGACGTGCGGCTGGCCGCCGACGGCCGCGTCGACGTCAACACGGTCTCGGGCGAGGTCGCGCTGCGCATCCCCGAGACCGCGGACGCGGAGGTGTCGCTGAACTCGGCGGCAGGGCGGATCGACACGTCCTTCCCCGAGCTCGGCCGCGAGGAGCGGACCGTCGCGCGCAGCGTCACCGGCAAGCTCGGGGCCGGCACGGGACGGCTCACGGTCAACACCGTGTCCGGCGCCGTCACCCTCGTCGGCCGCGACGACGATCCCGGCGGCGCCGGACCCCGGATGGAGAAGTGA
- a CDS encoding PadR family transcriptional regulator, which produces MSAVFRHGRLRLYLLKLLQESPRHGYEVIRLLQDRFLGVYSPSPGTIYPRLARLESDGLVVHEVIKGKKVYSLTDKGREELERRMDELAELEEEIAASAQEFARGVQEDVRQTVRTLREELTQAARTMREQGRVASKDAWKETADRQKDEWRRQKEHWREQTQAWKEEWRRTWDDAWKTATGTREDVARLKLERLLRRFVEDVRRSAAHARLDEDALAAAQAILDEARARLRDEVFGRGRDRAEERDAGRAHDGARDGARDRDGDGRGP; this is translated from the coding sequence GTGAGCGCGGTTTTCCGCCACGGCCGCCTGCGGCTGTACCTGCTGAAGCTGCTGCAGGAGAGCCCGCGGCACGGCTACGAGGTGATCCGGCTCCTGCAGGACCGGTTCCTCGGGGTCTACTCGCCCTCCCCCGGCACGATCTATCCGCGGCTGGCCCGGCTGGAGTCCGACGGCCTCGTCGTCCACGAGGTGATCAAGGGCAAGAAGGTGTACTCGCTGACCGACAAGGGCCGCGAGGAGCTGGAACGCCGGATGGACGAGCTGGCGGAGCTGGAGGAGGAGATCGCCGCCTCCGCGCAGGAGTTCGCCCGCGGGGTGCAGGAGGACGTCCGGCAGACCGTCCGGACGCTGCGCGAGGAGCTCACCCAGGCCGCCCGCACGATGCGCGAGCAGGGCAGGGTCGCGTCCAAGGACGCCTGGAAGGAGACCGCCGACCGCCAGAAGGACGAGTGGCGGCGGCAGAAGGAGCACTGGCGCGAGCAGACGCAGGCGTGGAAGGAGGAGTGGCGGCGCACCTGGGACGACGCCTGGAAGACGGCGACCGGCACCCGCGAGGACGTCGCCCGCCTCAAGCTGGAGCGCCTGCTCCGCAGGTTCGTCGAGGACGTCCGCCGGTCCGCCGCGCACGCCCGGCTGGACGAGGACGCCCTCGCCGCGGCCCAGGCGATCCTCGACGAGGCCCGCGCCCGCCTGAGGGACGAGGTGTTCGGGCGCGGCCGGGACCGCGCCGAGGAGCGGGACGCCGGCCGCGCCCACGACGGAGCACGTGACGGCGCCCGGGATCGTGACGGGGACGGCCGCGGGCCGTGA
- a CDS encoding zinc-binding dehydrogenase codes for MLAVTATKIDADDPLNGLTVGEAPEPEVPDGWTTVTVKAAALNHHDLWSLKGVGLPADRLPMILGCDAAGVDEDGNEVIVHSVIGDPDRGGGDETLDPKRSLLSEAHPGTLAEKVAVPRRNLVPKPAELSFEEAACLPTAWLTAYRMLFDKAGLEPGSSVLVQGAGGGVATAAIALASAAGYRVYATSRSEDKRRRAQELGADLALETGARLPERVDAVIETVGQATWSHSLKSLRPGGRVVVSGATSGQVPPAELNRVFFLQLQVIGSTMGTRDQLERLARFLVKTGVRPPIDRTLPLSRAREGFAAMRDGDLFGKIVFTP; via the coding sequence ATGCTCGCTGTCACCGCTACGAAGATCGACGCAGACGACCCGCTGAACGGGCTGACGGTGGGGGAGGCGCCCGAGCCCGAGGTCCCGGACGGCTGGACGACCGTCACCGTGAAGGCCGCCGCGCTCAACCACCACGACCTGTGGTCGCTGAAGGGCGTCGGGCTGCCCGCCGACCGGCTCCCGATGATCCTCGGCTGCGATGCGGCCGGGGTCGACGAGGACGGCAACGAGGTCATCGTGCACTCGGTGATCGGCGACCCGGACCGGGGCGGCGGCGACGAGACCCTCGACCCGAAGCGGTCGCTGCTCTCGGAGGCCCACCCGGGGACGCTGGCCGAGAAGGTCGCGGTGCCGCGCCGCAACCTCGTCCCGAAGCCCGCCGAGCTGTCGTTCGAGGAGGCGGCGTGCCTGCCCACGGCGTGGCTCACCGCCTACCGGATGCTGTTCGACAAGGCCGGCCTGGAGCCGGGCTCGTCCGTCCTCGTGCAGGGCGCCGGGGGCGGGGTCGCGACCGCCGCGATCGCGCTCGCGTCGGCCGCGGGGTACCGCGTCTACGCCACCAGCCGCAGCGAGGACAAGCGCCGGCGGGCGCAGGAGCTCGGTGCGGACCTCGCGCTGGAGACCGGCGCGCGGCTCCCCGAGCGGGTGGACGCCGTCATCGAGACGGTCGGGCAGGCGACGTGGTCGCACTCGCTGAAGTCGCTGCGGCCCGGCGGCCGGGTGGTGGTCTCCGGCGCCACCAGCGGCCAGGTGCCGCCCGCGGAGCTGAACCGGGTGTTCTTCCTGCAGCTCCAGGTGATCGGCTCCACCATGGGCACGCGCGACCAGCTGGAGCGGCTCGCGCGGTTCCTGGTCAAGACGGGCGTGCGGCCGCCGATCGACCGGACGCTGCCGCTGAGCCGGGCGCGCGAGGGGTTCGCCGCGATGCGGGACGGCGACCTCTTCGGCAAGATCGTCTTCACGCCGTGA
- a CDS encoding amino acid ABC transporter ATP-binding protein, with product MVKAERVHKSFGRLEVLKGVDLEVRQGEVMCVVGPSGSGKSTFLRCINHLEKINAGRLWVNGHLVGYRQQGGKLYELRDREVAAQRREIGMVFQRFNLFPHMTALENVMGAPIWVKKLPKEQVRQRALALLDRVGLADKAQVYPSQLSGGQQQRVAIARALAMEPRLMLFDEPTSALDPELVGEVLDVMKQLALDGMTMIVVTHEMGFAREVGDSLVFMDGGVVVEEGTPREVLSNPQHPRTRDFLSKVL from the coding sequence ATGGTGAAGGCCGAGCGGGTGCACAAGTCGTTCGGCCGGCTGGAGGTGCTGAAGGGCGTCGACCTGGAGGTGCGGCAGGGCGAGGTGATGTGCGTCGTCGGCCCGTCCGGGTCCGGCAAGTCGACGTTCCTGCGCTGCATCAACCACCTGGAGAAGATCAACGCGGGCCGGCTGTGGGTGAACGGCCACCTGGTCGGCTACCGGCAGCAGGGCGGCAAGCTCTACGAGCTGCGCGACCGGGAGGTCGCCGCGCAGCGCCGCGAGATCGGCATGGTGTTCCAGCGGTTCAACCTCTTCCCCCACATGACGGCGCTGGAGAACGTCATGGGCGCGCCGATCTGGGTGAAGAAGCTGCCGAAGGAGCAGGTGCGGCAGCGGGCCCTCGCGCTGCTGGACCGGGTCGGGCTGGCCGACAAGGCGCAGGTCTACCCCTCGCAGCTGTCCGGCGGGCAGCAGCAGCGGGTGGCGATCGCGCGGGCGCTCGCCATGGAGCCCCGGCTGATGCTGTTCGACGAGCCGACCTCCGCGCTGGACCCCGAGCTGGTCGGGGAGGTCCTGGACGTCATGAAGCAGCTCGCCCTCGACGGCATGACGATGATCGTGGTGACCCACGAGATGGGCTTCGCCCGCGAGGTCGGCGACTCGCTGGTCTTCATGGACGGCGGCGTCGTGGTCGAGGAGGGCACGCCCCGGGAGGTCCTGTCGAACCCGCAGCACCCGCGGACGCGGGACTTCCTGTCCAAGGTGCTCTGA